The genomic interval GAGGCTACtctaggatgtttttaatgaTAGGTCTCTAGAACATTATTGCATGCGTTTGCATTTTTACGACTCCTATAAttgggtcacttactgagcaTTCCTTGAAATATTCAGGTCTTATGCTTcatttttaaggtaaaaacAAGGCGCTCATGTACGATTGACATTAACGACAACATCGCAATCAGAGACCATAACGTGTATAGGTTAAGATGCTACCTTCgctttttgaaacatttattgaTTTCCAAACTGAAAAGGTAAAAAGAAACACTCATCCACTTACCTTTTATTGTTTGCCCCTTGGATTTCCTTCCTCCAACTCAAACACTTCCCCCACAAACACATATGATCCAAACCAATACAAAATTAACACACCAAACCCCACAACAGCTTACACAAACATCAAAGTGGAAACTTTTCAGTCTCAAATTTATAGTCATAAGTGGTGACACCCCTGAATATCCCATCCTCCAAACGATGGCTCACCTGCCTTCCATCCTTTAGAGTGTCCTTTTGAGTGTACGAAAAGGGCACATCACAGCGAGCCTGAGTTACCACTGCACTGAATTTCACCTTTGACATCGGAGGTATGGTTATGGTCTCAGCTGTCTCTACAAATGACTTCTCCTCCTCCGTCGTTGCCTCACTGCTGCCCTTAGAAACCTCCATTGAAAGCTCAAACTTCAATTTCCCCACCGTTGGAATCTTCGCTGACACCTTCGTGGAAATCCCAAATGTCGACGACACAGATGAACTCCAACTGGTTTCCACCTTCTTCTCGTACCTGAATTTCATAACTACCTTGTCAGCAACCTCCGTGTTGTTAATGGCTACCCCTTTTGACACAGTGAGTATCTTCTTCCCATAAACCCTCGCATCATTAACACGATACTCCACATCTTCAATGCTTCTAGCAACAACAATCTCCACCACTTCCAAACGTGCAGTGTCTGTAATGGTCACAACGGCAGCATTAAGGCAATTGGTCTTTCCTTCCGTTGTGAGTCTCTTGCAGAAATGGTTGTTGCCTTTGTTGCGAAGAGCTACGATGTTGCTGTCCACTTTGACAGGCCAAAACAGAGCATTGGGGTTGTCCTGTCCTGGGTTTGTCGATTCACACCATATCCAATTCGGGTCTCGAACCCAATACTTACCGGAATTAACATGTTTGATATGAACATACCCATCTTGTTGGGATATGATTTCAAACACGACTGATGAATCCTCCACGTTAGAAGCAGAGAATTTGAGGTATTTTCCAGAGGGTTCGAGATATTCGCCGTTGTTACCCTTGAAAGCTACGTATTTTGGGAGTATGAATATGGAGTCCCAATCCATGGCGGTTAAGAGAACAAGATTTTCGTCGATTGTGGATATGTCTTGAATTGTTGCTGCTAGGCAATCGTTGTAGGGTGAAGGGTGTGATTCGGCCAGACATAGAAAGGTATTGAGTTGAACATGTCGGATGTAGTGTTGTTTTTTGTCCGGTAGGAAAATGGGTTCGAACAGAGTGCAGGACCATTTTGATTtgtcttcttgttcttcgttGGCAATGGCTGCAATGTAGTTGGAATCCTCTGACAAACGAACCCAGAATTTGTTGTTGTAACAGCATCTTATATGAACCAATCCTGGCTCTGTTTGGGATGCGCGAATtgcaaattttgaatatgggCCGACAATGTTGTTGCCGGAGAATCGGAGAAGCCCGTCGGTGTCGTCGCTTTCACTAATGTAGCGAAGGTATTTGTTGTTACGTGTGGATTTGAGGGAGAAATTCTTGGGGATTGCCTTCGCAATGGCTTCGTCATCGTCGTCGGAATCGCCGGTATCGTCTCCCACTGCTCTGTTTTCATCGTTCATTAACTTCTTCTCTGCTTCATCTATATCGTTGTcgttgtcgtcgtcgtcgtcattAAGTGGGTCGAAACCTTGTTTTGGGTTATTTTCATTCCTGTCAAATACTTCTTCTCCGAAGTCCTCAGTTTTCTCGCCGATGTTTTCAATGGCCTGTCCGGTAGCCTCGACGACAGTGCCTACACCACCGACGATTGGGGCCTTCTCGGCAACGTCCCCCACGGTTTCGACCAGCTTCCCGGCTCCTTTGATAACTCCCCCGAGAGTGTCCGTCCCAGCTTTCCCTAGTCCTCTCAAAAGATTCAtctttttttgcttcttttttgtgAATGGAATGGTGCAATTGGTGCAATTGGTGCAATTGGATGTGGATGGAAGAGGGTGTTTATAGGGTAATGGGATGAACAATAATTGTATGGATTTTGGGTGCGTGTCCATATAATGAGTGATGGGTCAAGTAATAATGcatcaattattattactactcTCCATATCCATCACGTGTTCAAACGTTAAGGCCAAAAGTCGACTTTGGGGGACCTCTCACCCTTTGGATATAAT from Cucurbita pepo subsp. pepo cultivar mu-cu-16 unplaced genomic scaffold, ASM280686v2 Cp4.1_scaffold000193, whole genome shotgun sequence carries:
- the LOC111784387 gene encoding uncharacterized protein LOC111784387 produces the protein MNLLRGLGKAGTDTLGGVIKGAGKLVETVGDVAEKAPIVGGVGTVVEATGQAIENIGEKTEDFGEEVFDRNENNPKQGFDPLNDDDDDNDNDIDEAEKKLMNDENRAVGDDTGDSDDDDEAIAKAIPKNFSLKSTRNNKYLRYISESDDTDGLLRFSGNNIVGPYSKFAIRASQTEPGLVHIRCCYNNKFWVRLSEDSNYIAAIANEEQEDKSKWSCTLFEPIFLPDKKQHYIRHVQLNTFLCLAESHPSPYNDCLAATIQDISTIDENLVLLTAMDWDSIFILPKYVAFKGNNGEYLEPSGKYLKFSASNVEDSSVVFEIISQQDGYVHIKHVNSGKYWVRDPNWIWCESTNPGQDNPNALFWPVKVDSNIVALRNKGNNHFCKRLTTEGKTNCLNAAVVTITDTARLEVVEIVVARSIEDVEYRVNDARVYGKKILTVSKGVAINNTEVADKVVMKFRYEKKVETSWSSSVSSTFGISTKVSAKIPTVGKLKFELSMEVSKGSSEATTEEEKSFVETAETITIPPMSKVKFSAVVTQARCDVPFSYTQKDTLKDGRQVSHRLEDGIFRGVTTYDYKFETEKFPL